The genome window CTTTTGTGGGATCTGAGCGAAAGCAGAAGCGATGATGTTGGCTCTGTCCATTGTCAGAGTATCGATCATAGAGCCTAATGAAAACACCACAATGCCGTGATCTCCTGAACTCTGAACAAACTCCTCCAGATCctaacaaacacataaattcacacacacacacacacacacacacatatattatatactgtatactcaaaaaataaaacacgatgattaaaacatgataacataataaaaaacatgatttatgagttatctcatttgggAAACTCTTCTTATAGTATATACACAATTTTCATCACAAAACTATTCTGATTCATAAATATCCTTTTAAATTACCTaataatacagtatgtgttaaATAAACCAGCTTTAAACTCAGCTGTGTGAAAATCACTGTAAATTTACAAATTTCTTACAATTAAATCATACTTTTGCAGAAAATATTTGCCAAATTATGTTGTTTAGTAATGGAGATGCATTAAGTtgagcacaaagaaagatatttggaagaaatttTGCAATTTCTAGTTCTGGCGCATCATAGGAggatcttatttatttatactcttgaacacaaaatttgatatttgaagaaagagttctcgggcacctttgactaccgtTTAATTTGTCCTATcgtggtagtcaatgatgtcccggaactgaatctgactcacattcttccaaatatctttctctgtgttcatcagaaaaagaaACGAATACAGGTGAGTAGcctaaacgatgacagaatttaaattttgggatgtactgtccctttaagtcaaaTGGAAACAAAGAGTGATGACTGAATGCACTTGAACGATTTCACCCTGAGACGTTACCTTTTCAAGAGGTTTGGCAGGTTTGCAGTGTAATCCTCCAACAAATTTAAAATTAGGCATCAATGGTCGAGGAAACTCAAAATCCCAGTAAGATCTGATCAACCAGATGTCGGCCTTTCCCATCGTCTCACACATAGTTGTGGGTTTACCTGTAAAAGACAGAAATAATGTTGCTCAGAAACTCTTCAAACATTTGGAGTTACAACAACAGCCCGTTATTTGATCCCATTCGCATACACAAACCATCCAATTTGGCACCAAAAATCATCACACACTCACCTAAAGACCAAAAAATCTCATCATCATTTTTTTGCCCTCATATGGTTAAAAAGtgtatgtgagtctttcttaagtgaaacacaaaagaagatatttcaagaaatgtcttggtgatttggttcatacaatgaaagtcaatagggCTCAATGACTTTTGATTATCaacgttattcaaaatatcatcttctgtatgaagaaagaaactcatacaggtttgacatgagtatgaataaacgatgaaagagaattattattttgttgcaAACCGTGCCTTTAAATAACATTTCCTAGTCATTCTGACCTTTGTGATTGTATATGCGTTGAGTTACATACCACACTTACAAAGTGTCATGAACGTCTCATGACATCACCGGCAACGATTACACTTcaaggtgagtaaaagatgCATGAATTACCATTTATTTCAGTGTAAAGTGCATCAAAGTTAATCCTAGTGTTGATTTTGAATAAAGCTGTGCATATGATGTACAGGAGCATGTTTTCTAGTCTCTCCATGAAGTTCATCTTGTCAGTGAGGTGGTCGGTCACACCGGCCGCAGGAACATATGATGGTGTGGTGGGCAGCTGTCCGCACATCCGCTCAAACCCGTATGCGAAGGTAAAGCGCAGCGACAGCACGTGCGGTATATTGAGTGTCTGCGCCATCAGGTCGGTGCACGCCATCATGGGATCGGATAAAAGCACATCGTAGTGAGATTCCCTGAGCGTGCGTAAGAGATCCGGATTGTGAAACATCCCATAGCAGGTGTCAGATGCCACAGCCAGGAAGTCAGTCATCATGCGCCAGAACATGAAGACCTTCTCGTATTTAGGTGCTGTGTTATTCATCCAGAGGTTGATGAAACTGTCCCACATTGCCTTGGCTTGTTCTTTCtccatgttgactttaaagacGTTGAAAGTAAACTTCTCCTTCTTCATGTGTGGCACAGACGGTGAGGAAGAACTGGTCAGAACGGTCACGCTATGGTTGCGCTCCACAAGCGCATCGATGATGGTGCGCATGTTGTGCCAGTGGCTGAACTCGCCCGGCATTACTAAAACCCTGCCGGCGTGGCCGAAGTCTGTTCCACACAGCAGCAGAAACACAAGCAAAGGCCCAGATATCATAATGGAGTAAGTGTGGAGTGACAGGAATCCAGATATACATGCACAGGATTGGGGCGAAGGTCGGGTTATATTTGGGAGGGTGGGTGCAGTTTGTCCCCTGCAAAAACAAGTTATTTATTTGCCCAAGTAGATATGCAGACAGATAGCGGAGCTTGTGAACTTGGCTTGCGAAACGTTTAACTTTCACTCCAGTCAGAAGGAAGGGTCTCGTGCATGTAGCTAAGAGTATCCCAGTGTCAACACGTTAGACTGTATTTACTCATTTCATCAACTCAAGACCCCTGTAATAATCACAGATCATAACTTGTACTCCATCTCTGCTGGAAGGTTATTTACTTTTTACGAGCTATAATTGAAAAGTGATTTCATTGAGCCGTAAAAAATGAGAACCTGTGCTTGTTCAAGGGCAGGAATTATTGCAGTagaatattgtatatttaaaaaaaagctatttCGTTGCAACAttgcaaagaaacaaaaagactTTAGGGAGTCGACACAGTGCTTGACATGTTTTCAAGACAGCCAGAATGGATAAGGAACTCAAGACGCAGCTCATGGGATACAGTCTGGGTCTGATCTGCGACCGATtctgtgctttttatttttaaaagcaacatttagacagaataattttatttaacctTATTCAAACCCATTCAATTAAGATTCGCGGATATTCTGATGGgaaatataatatcatatctATATTTTAcccaatgtgtgtttttattaaaatcacatttcaaatggtgtataataaaacataaacagattcATCTGAGGAGATTAAAGTGACTTAATGATTCATGGAGGATTCACAAACACTCACAGATGGAGAAGATTCTCCAGGATTACAATAAGcattatgatatatttaatatgagATTGAACAGCATGTTTCGATGATATTAGAATATATATGATAACACAgattcacaactttcaaaaaacagcttgatagatccaactatgagatatggcttgtagatcttatagatcttaactttgagtccagtttcactagatctctctccgtcaggaacaaattacacctggtcaatcctttaacccaaccaccagggagatatagagctgaagggaagaacagcaggcaggagacgaagtgatgttaaatagacagacaaatgatttattgaataatctcagttgtgtgttgatgctctgtcaagctctgtcaaacttcgtctgactagaaacagattcaatatgtgtttttaaccattcaagattacagtatcaaaacattgtctcatgacattattatggaccttgagatggagaccaacggata of Triplophysa dalaica isolate WHDGS20190420 chromosome 4, ASM1584641v1, whole genome shotgun sequence contains these proteins:
- the LOC130419938 gene encoding UDP-glucuronosyltransferase 2A1-like; the protein is MISGPLLVFLLLCGTDFGHAGRVLVMPGEFSHWHNMRTIIDALVERNHSVTVLTSSSSPSVPHMKKEKFTFNVFKVNMEKEQAKAMWDSFINLWMNNTAPKYEKVFMFWRMMTDFLAVASDTCYGMFHNPDLLRTLRESHYDVLLSDPMMACTDLMAQTLNIPHVLSLRFTFAYGFERMCGQLPTTPSYVPAAGVTDHLTDKMNFMERLENMLLYIICTALFKINTRINFDALYTEINGKPTTMCETMGKADIWLIRSYWDFEFPRPLMPNFKFVGGLHCKPAKPLEKDLEEFVQSSGDHGIVVFSLGSMIDTLTMDRANIIASAFAQIPQKVVWRYSGKSPETLSPNTKLYDWIPQNDLLGHPKTKAFFSHGGTNGLYEAVYHGVPMVGLPLFADQPDNLNHMRSKGAAVVLDINTMTSKDLLDALNTVIYNTTYKESMMKLSRIHHDQPMKPLDQAVFWIEFVMRNKGAKHLRVQAHQLTWYQYYLLDVMAFLLTIFTLSLFIFIKTCCFLSRKCFRRTVPDRRAKNKNKNE